The Hyalangium ruber genome has a window encoding:
- a CDS encoding fused MFS/spermidine synthase, whose protein sequence is MARYALTLFLSAFLLFGVQPLVGKFALPWFGGTPAVWTACMLFFQAALLAGYAYAHVVATHLRPRAQVRLHLGLVAFTVAVLAARAWLAGSPVAPGPEWRPTGAEGFTSRLLAMLAVTIGLPFFVLSTTAPLLQSWFARARPGVSPYRLYALSNVGSLLALLGYPFLVEPYVPRSLQGWGWAVGFLVFTVGCSVCAWDMWRRGEERATGQDAPKEGAEAPAQEEPRPGVGRTLAWLGLSACASVLLLATTNQLSQDVAAGPFLWVLPLGLYLLTFILTFEREALYSRSLCMLLLVASMGGVARAIIEGPHFPLPFQLLAHGGALFAGCMVCHGELYRLRPSPRHLSAFYLWVSVGGVVGGLFVSLVAQRIFDTYAEYPLALAACCAVMVGVLMKRPEGERNVARVGRLLRVFVLAGAVMGLVVAVLDSRKEVRLTARNFFGVVQVLEQYRADPLWHQYSLKHGAINHGFQFIRPGRRPLPSAYYTPEGGLGLAIAEQRRLRQEAGQVQALRLGVLGLGVGTSAALTQAGDTMRFYEINPKVTSLARGEGGYFTFLADSPAKVEAVEGDARISLESELERGEPQAFDVLALDVFSSDSIPLHLLTEEAVDLYRKHLAPRGVLAMHLSNIHMDLVPIALAHARAFGLHATLVTNELKGDALSSTWMILSADPAFSWGATFVAAGATVARVELAEPPPFTWTDERSSVLPVLRREHAAVKTRTVTAPAAALPVAQPPP, encoded by the coding sequence ATGGCCCGATACGCCCTCACGCTCTTCCTCAGCGCCTTCCTGCTCTTCGGCGTTCAGCCGCTGGTGGGGAAGTTCGCGCTGCCCTGGTTCGGGGGCACCCCAGCGGTGTGGACGGCGTGCATGCTCTTCTTCCAGGCGGCGCTGCTGGCCGGCTACGCCTACGCCCATGTCGTCGCCACGCACCTGAGGCCGCGCGCTCAGGTCCGGCTGCACCTGGGGCTGGTGGCCTTCACCGTGGCGGTGCTCGCGGCGCGCGCGTGGCTGGCGGGCTCGCCGGTAGCGCCCGGGCCGGAGTGGCGCCCCACCGGCGCGGAGGGCTTCACGAGTCGGCTCCTGGCGATGCTGGCGGTGACGATCGGGCTGCCCTTCTTCGTGCTCTCCACCACGGCGCCGCTGTTGCAGAGCTGGTTCGCGCGCGCGCGGCCCGGCGTCTCCCCATACCGGCTCTATGCCCTGTCCAACGTGGGCTCCCTGCTGGCGCTGCTGGGCTACCCCTTCCTCGTCGAGCCGTATGTGCCGCGCTCCCTGCAGGGCTGGGGGTGGGCCGTGGGCTTCCTGGTGTTCACCGTGGGGTGCTCCGTGTGTGCGTGGGACATGTGGAGACGAGGGGAGGAGCGGGCCACCGGGCAGGACGCGCCGAAGGAAGGCGCGGAGGCACCCGCGCAAGAGGAGCCGCGGCCCGGTGTGGGGCGCACCCTGGCGTGGCTGGGGCTGAGCGCCTGCGCCTCGGTGCTGCTGCTGGCCACCACGAACCAGCTCTCGCAAGACGTGGCGGCGGGCCCCTTCCTGTGGGTGCTACCCCTGGGCCTCTACCTGCTCACCTTCATCCTCACCTTCGAGCGTGAGGCCCTCTATTCGCGCTCCCTCTGCATGCTGCTGCTCGTCGCGTCGATGGGCGGCGTGGCCCGCGCCATCATCGAGGGGCCGCACTTCCCGCTGCCCTTTCAGCTGCTGGCCCACGGCGGAGCCCTGTTCGCCGGCTGCATGGTGTGCCACGGCGAGCTGTACCGACTGCGGCCCTCGCCTCGGCACCTGAGCGCCTTCTACCTCTGGGTGTCGGTGGGAGGGGTGGTCGGTGGCCTCTTCGTCTCCCTGGTGGCGCAGCGAATCTTCGACACCTATGCCGAGTACCCCCTGGCGCTGGCGGCCTGCTGCGCCGTGATGGTGGGGGTCCTCATGAAACGCCCGGAAGGGGAGCGGAACGTGGCGCGGGTGGGGCGGCTGCTGCGGGTGTTCGTACTGGCCGGAGCGGTGATGGGGCTGGTGGTGGCGGTGCTGGACAGCCGCAAGGAGGTGCGGCTGACGGCACGCAACTTCTTCGGTGTGGTGCAGGTGCTGGAGCAGTACCGGGCCGATCCGCTGTGGCACCAGTACTCGCTGAAGCACGGCGCCATCAACCACGGCTTCCAGTTCATCCGCCCGGGGCGCCGGCCGCTCCCGTCGGCCTACTACACGCCGGAGGGCGGCCTGGGGCTGGCCATCGCCGAGCAGCGGCGCCTGCGCCAGGAGGCGGGCCAGGTGCAGGCCCTGCGTCTCGGCGTGCTGGGGCTGGGCGTGGGCACCAGCGCGGCGCTCACCCAGGCGGGTGACACCATGCGCTTCTATGAGATCAACCCGAAGGTCACCTCCCTGGCGCGCGGCGAAGGAGGCTACTTCACCTTCCTGGCGGACAGCCCGGCGAAGGTGGAGGCCGTGGAGGGAGACGCGCGCATCTCCTTGGAGTCAGAGCTGGAGCGGGGCGAGCCCCAAGCCTTCGATGTGCTGGCGCTGGATGTGTTCAGCTCGGACTCGATTCCCCTGCACCTGCTCACCGAGGAGGCCGTGGACCTCTACCGCAAGCACCTGGCGCCTCGCGGCGTGCTGGCGATGCACCTGAGCAACATCCACATGGACCTGGTGCCCATCGCGCTGGCGCACGCGCGGGCCTTCGGGCTGCATGCGACGCTCGTCACCAATGAGCTGAAGGGAGACGCGCTGAGCAGCACGTGGATGATCCTCAGTGCGGATCCCGCTTTCTCCTGGGGGGCGACCTTCGTCGCGGCGGGAGCGACCGTTGCCCGCGTGGAGCTGGCCGAGCCGCCTCCCTTTACCTGGACGGATGAGCGCAGCAGCGTGCTGCCGGTGCTCCGAAGGGAGCATGCGGCGGTGAAGACCCGGACGGTCACCGCTCCGGCCGCCGCGCTGCCGGTGGCCCAGCCGCCTCCCTGA
- a CDS encoding trifunctional serine/threonine-protein kinase/ATP-binding protein/sensor histidine kinase produces the protein MMELPGYTLLGLFQTTSNNLLFRAVRKADARPVIVKTPRQERPGPRERARYMREHGLLQRLQGSPGVLGVLGCEVYEESPFLILEDVGGQSLSERLEQPWDASRFLPLANSLATTLTEIHRRGVVHRDIKPHNILLSEEAGVWLIDFGLATLQQVEHVEAAHAALLEGTLAYMSPEQSGRMNRAVDYRTDLYSLGVTLYQLLTGQLPFHGKDALEWIHAHIAQAPEPPHARVVSVPPMLSAVVLKLLAKPAEERYQSADGLKADLERCLQGLRQGRLEDFPLGQGDFPTHFQLPQRLYGREAQLAALQEAFERVARGERAEWVWVSGYAGIGKSSVVHELHKPILRRRGFFLSGKFNQLQRDVPYSTLAQALRGLVQQLLAGSNEELEAWRQHLLEAFEGNGQVLVDLVPQFAQVVGKQPPVPELPSAETRNRFNRLFLRLLGVFARAGRPLVLFLDDLQWADLASLKLLQTLVTHPDTPAHLLIGAYRDNEVSASHPLAMMLEEARKAGGRSTAVHLEPLSLTHTRMLVAEALPGAAPTLVAPLAELLQEKTGGNPFFLLQLFQTLHQEGLVTRGAQGDWRWDAEAVRAREYSDNVVDFMAVRLRQLPDPTQQLLHRAACVGNTFALETLSLVSHQQVHEVEQRLEPALLEGLVVRTDLQHLRFFHDRIQQAAYSLIAEEERRALHLEIGRLLWARLAPEELHERLFEVVGQLNAGARSIEDPEERSRLAQLNIQAGFRAKASTAYRTAIDCFTLALSLLPGDPWQTAPEQAFQLRLEQARGESASGNLAEARRIIEEVLPRAPTRQHLVAGYQLQGEILLLTGEARAAAASLLEALARLGVVIPAQPTWEEAVAARQELESLLGDRPVESLLELPALTDPEVRTIVGLLVALISPAFFTSESLLTLELCKLVTLSLRHGNTAATGVGYAWYGLVTSGKFREYRRGYEFGRLAQAVTTRYQGTAYLPKVLFTLGQLSAWVRPLSDAKGLYQEAFQHALQAGDFQTAAFSGILLASLPFFMGTELSEVYRETVVGTDFSRKINFRSAEDSLRIHQCFVQQMRGLNESFTSLSLGEFSEAYFESRKSSNLATQYCWYAITKARSRFMCGAYEEARQSAEQARPLLYSQLGRIFQLDYHHYRALSLAACYREAPAPLQQEYLEQIQKHQEQLADWSASCPETFSPVERMVFAELERLRGRPEAAMQAYEEAIQAAHTHGQIQNVAVASELAARFWKERGYPTIATSYARQAREAYSQWGAEGKVRHMDEQWPRLADLSTGRQSDTYDSGPTTQLDALSLVKAQQAISSEMHLQKLVATLMNVALQSAGAQRGALVLSQGDELQVKAVVEASAQDARAVPRQLADQELPWTVLSYVKRTGEHVLIDDTAEPHPFSSAPFFSQSRARCLLCLPLTRNQQLRGMLYLENSLAPGAFSPARISLLQYLASHAVISLENAQLYTEVQLAEAALRTANEELEVRVEERTHELKQAQAQLLETARLVGMAEVASNVLHEVGNTLTSLVVSTEHLRDALASSRGDRVGQVAQLLEENQTRLSDFLTEDPRGRHIVAYLRGLSDRLAQERTVFQKGLKDMASNVERVRSIVSLQQNYGKATLLEEECELAGVVEEALRLKQSTLKSAEVQVTKRLQPMPRVMVDRHRLLQILLNLLSNARHALEAVAVGQRRLELRLWRDSHWAYLEVEDTGQGITPEVRKQLFTQGFSTRRAGHGLGLHSSALTARLMRGQLTLESPGPGLGATAILKLPVTGAGQPTDGR, from the coding sequence ATGATGGAGCTCCCCGGCTACACGCTCCTCGGGCTCTTCCAGACGACGAGCAACAACCTGCTGTTTCGCGCTGTACGCAAGGCCGATGCTCGGCCCGTCATCGTCAAGACGCCTCGCCAGGAGCGCCCGGGCCCACGCGAGCGCGCCCGCTACATGCGCGAGCACGGTCTGTTGCAGCGCCTGCAGGGCTCGCCCGGCGTTCTCGGTGTCCTGGGCTGCGAGGTCTACGAGGAGAGCCCCTTCCTCATCCTGGAGGACGTGGGAGGCCAGTCGCTGTCGGAGCGCCTGGAGCAGCCCTGGGACGCCTCCCGGTTCCTGCCCCTGGCCAACTCCCTCGCCACCACCCTGACGGAGATACACCGGCGGGGCGTCGTCCACAGGGACATCAAGCCCCACAACATCCTCCTCTCGGAGGAGGCTGGGGTGTGGCTCATCGACTTCGGGCTCGCCACGCTGCAGCAGGTGGAGCACGTGGAGGCGGCGCACGCCGCCCTGCTCGAAGGCACGCTGGCCTATATGTCTCCCGAGCAGTCCGGGAGAATGAACCGGGCGGTGGATTACCGCACGGACCTCTACTCGCTGGGCGTCACCCTCTACCAACTGCTCACCGGGCAGTTGCCCTTCCACGGCAAGGACGCGCTGGAGTGGATCCACGCCCACATCGCGCAGGCTCCCGAGCCTCCGCACGCGCGAGTGGTCTCGGTTCCGCCCATGCTCTCGGCGGTGGTGCTCAAGCTGCTCGCCAAGCCCGCCGAGGAGCGCTACCAGAGCGCCGACGGGCTGAAGGCTGATCTGGAGCGCTGCCTGCAAGGGCTTCGGCAGGGCCGGCTGGAGGACTTTCCCCTGGGCCAGGGGGACTTCCCCACCCACTTCCAGCTCCCGCAGCGCCTCTATGGTCGCGAGGCGCAGCTCGCCGCGCTCCAGGAGGCCTTCGAGCGGGTGGCGCGAGGGGAGCGGGCCGAATGGGTCTGGGTGAGCGGCTACGCGGGGATCGGCAAGTCCTCCGTCGTGCATGAGCTGCACAAGCCCATCCTGCGGCGCCGCGGGTTCTTCCTCAGCGGCAAGTTCAACCAGCTCCAGCGCGACGTGCCGTACTCCACCCTGGCCCAGGCGCTCCGGGGGCTCGTGCAGCAGCTCCTGGCCGGCAGCAACGAGGAGCTGGAGGCTTGGCGTCAGCATCTGCTGGAGGCCTTCGAGGGCAACGGTCAGGTGCTGGTGGACCTGGTGCCCCAGTTCGCGCAGGTGGTGGGCAAGCAGCCTCCCGTGCCCGAGTTGCCGTCCGCGGAGACACGCAACCGCTTCAATCGCCTCTTCCTGCGCTTGCTCGGCGTCTTCGCCCGCGCTGGAAGGCCGCTGGTCCTCTTCCTGGACGACTTGCAGTGGGCGGACCTCGCCAGCCTCAAGCTGCTGCAGACCCTGGTCACCCACCCGGACACGCCGGCCCATCTGTTGATCGGCGCCTATCGGGACAATGAGGTCAGCGCCTCGCACCCGCTGGCGATGATGTTGGAGGAAGCGCGCAAGGCGGGGGGACGGAGCACGGCCGTCCATCTGGAGCCGCTCTCCCTCACGCACACCCGGATGCTCGTGGCGGAGGCGTTGCCCGGTGCCGCGCCCACGCTCGTGGCGCCGCTCGCGGAGTTGTTGCAGGAGAAGACCGGAGGCAACCCCTTCTTCCTCCTTCAGCTCTTCCAGACGCTGCACCAGGAGGGCCTGGTCACCCGGGGGGCGCAGGGAGACTGGCGCTGGGACGCCGAGGCCGTGCGTGCCCGGGAGTACTCGGACAACGTCGTGGACTTCATGGCCGTTCGGCTGCGGCAATTGCCTGATCCGACACAGCAGTTGCTGCACCGGGCCGCGTGCGTGGGCAATACCTTCGCCCTGGAGACACTGTCCCTCGTCTCGCACCAGCAAGTACACGAGGTGGAACAGCGCCTCGAGCCAGCGCTCCTCGAGGGGCTGGTGGTGCGGACGGACCTCCAGCATCTTCGCTTCTTCCACGATCGCATCCAGCAGGCCGCCTACTCCCTCATCGCCGAGGAGGAGCGGCGAGCCCTCCACCTGGAGATCGGCCGCCTGCTGTGGGCCCGCCTCGCCCCCGAGGAGCTGCACGAGCGCCTCTTCGAGGTGGTGGGACAGCTCAACGCGGGCGCGCGGTCGATCGAGGATCCCGAGGAGCGCTCCCGGCTGGCGCAGCTGAACATCCAGGCGGGCTTTCGAGCCAAGGCCTCTACCGCCTACCGCACGGCCATCGACTGCTTCACCCTGGCGCTGTCGCTGCTGCCCGGTGACCCCTGGCAGACCGCGCCCGAGCAGGCGTTCCAGTTGCGCTTGGAGCAGGCCCGCGGCGAGTCCGCGAGCGGGAACCTCGCCGAGGCCCGCCGCATCATCGAGGAGGTGCTGCCCAGAGCCCCTACGCGTCAGCACCTCGTGGCGGGCTACCAGCTCCAGGGGGAAATCCTCCTGCTCACGGGCGAGGCCCGCGCCGCCGCCGCCAGTCTGCTGGAGGCCCTGGCGCGCTTGGGGGTGGTCATCCCTGCGCAGCCCACCTGGGAGGAGGCGGTCGCCGCCCGTCAGGAGTTGGAGTCCCTGCTGGGAGACCGCCCGGTGGAGAGCCTCCTGGAGCTGCCGGCCCTGACGGATCCGGAGGTGCGGACGATCGTGGGCCTGCTGGTGGCCCTCATTTCACCCGCCTTCTTCACCAGCGAGAGCCTCCTGACGCTGGAGCTGTGCAAGCTGGTCACCCTCTCCCTGCGCCATGGAAACACCGCCGCCACGGGGGTGGGCTATGCCTGGTATGGCCTGGTGACCAGCGGCAAGTTCCGGGAGTACCGCCGCGGCTATGAGTTTGGCAGGCTCGCCCAGGCCGTCACCACGCGTTACCAAGGCACGGCCTACCTCCCCAAGGTCCTCTTCACCCTGGGGCAGCTGAGCGCCTGGGTGCGCCCGCTCTCGGACGCGAAGGGGCTGTACCAGGAGGCCTTCCAGCACGCGCTCCAGGCGGGTGATTTCCAGACCGCGGCCTTCAGCGGCATCCTGCTCGCGTCCCTGCCGTTCTTCATGGGCACCGAGCTGTCGGAGGTGTATCGGGAGACGGTCGTCGGCACGGACTTCTCGCGGAAGATCAACTTTCGCTCCGCCGAGGACTCCCTCCGCATTCACCAGTGCTTCGTGCAGCAGATGCGGGGGCTCAATGAGTCGTTCACCTCGCTGAGCCTGGGCGAGTTCAGCGAGGCGTACTTCGAGAGCCGCAAGAGCTCCAACCTCGCCACCCAGTATTGCTGGTATGCCATCACCAAGGCGCGCTCCCGGTTCATGTGTGGCGCCTATGAGGAGGCGCGCCAGTCGGCGGAGCAGGCCCGGCCGCTGCTCTATTCGCAGCTCGGACGCATCTTCCAGCTCGACTACCACCACTACCGGGCGCTCTCGCTGGCGGCGTGCTACCGGGAGGCTCCCGCCCCGCTGCAGCAGGAGTATTTGGAGCAGATCCAGAAGCACCAGGAACAGCTGGCCGACTGGTCCGCGAGCTGTCCGGAGACCTTCTCCCCGGTGGAGCGGATGGTGTTCGCGGAGCTGGAGCGCCTGCGGGGGAGACCCGAGGCAGCCATGCAGGCCTACGAGGAGGCGATTCAAGCGGCCCACACGCATGGCCAGATCCAGAACGTGGCGGTCGCCAGTGAGCTGGCCGCGCGCTTCTGGAAGGAGCGGGGCTACCCCACCATCGCGACGTCCTATGCCCGCCAGGCCCGCGAGGCCTACAGCCAGTGGGGCGCGGAGGGCAAGGTACGGCACATGGACGAGCAGTGGCCTCGCCTGGCCGACCTGTCCACGGGCCGCCAGAGTGACACGTATGACTCGGGCCCGACGACGCAGTTGGATGCGCTCAGCCTCGTCAAGGCCCAGCAGGCCATCTCCAGTGAAATGCACCTGCAGAAGCTGGTGGCCACGCTCATGAACGTGGCCTTGCAGAGCGCGGGGGCGCAGCGCGGCGCGCTCGTGCTGTCGCAGGGTGATGAGCTGCAGGTGAAGGCCGTGGTGGAGGCCTCCGCGCAAGACGCCCGGGCCGTGCCGCGGCAGCTCGCGGATCAAGAGCTACCGTGGACGGTGCTCTCCTATGTGAAGCGCACCGGCGAGCATGTCCTCATCGATGACACCGCCGAGCCGCATCCCTTCTCCTCGGCGCCCTTCTTCTCCCAGAGCCGGGCCCGGTGCCTGCTGTGTCTTCCGCTGACGCGCAACCAGCAGCTCCGGGGGATGCTGTACCTGGAGAACTCGCTGGCCCCAGGCGCCTTCAGCCCTGCTCGCATCTCCCTGCTGCAGTACCTGGCCTCGCACGCCGTCATCTCGCTGGAGAACGCACAGCTCTACACGGAGGTCCAGTTGGCCGAGGCGGCCCTGCGCACCGCCAACGAGGAGCTGGAGGTGCGCGTGGAGGAGCGGACGCACGAGCTGAAGCAGGCCCAGGCCCAGCTGCTGGAGACGGCCCGCCTGGTGGGAATGGCGGAGGTCGCCTCCAACGTGCTGCACGAGGTGGGCAACACCCTGACCAGCCTGGTGGTGTCCACGGAGCATCTGCGCGATGCGCTGGCCTCCTCGCGAGGAGACCGGGTGGGGCAGGTGGCCCAGCTCCTGGAGGAGAACCAGACCCGGCTATCGGACTTCCTCACGGAGGATCCCCGCGGCCGCCACATCGTGGCTTACCTCCGGGGCCTTTCGGACCGGCTGGCGCAGGAGCGGACGGTCTTTCAGAAGGGCCTGAAGGACATGGCCAGCAACGTCGAGCGGGTGCGCTCCATCGTCTCCCTGCAACAGAACTACGGGAAGGCGACGCTGCTCGAAGAGGAGTGTGAGCTGGCCGGGGTGGTGGAGGAGGCCCTGCGGCTGAAGCAGAGCACCCTGAAAAGCGCGGAGGTTCAGGTGACGAAGAGGCTGCAGCCCATGCCTCGGGTGATGGTGGACAGGCACCGGCTGCTTCAGATCCTCCTCAACCTGCTGAGCAACGCCCGGCATGCCTTGGAGGCCGTTGCCGTGGGCCAGCGGCGATTGGAGCTCCGCCTGTGGCGTGACAGTCACTGGGCCTACCTCGAGGTGGAGGACACGGGGCAGGGGATTACGCCCGAGGTGCGCAAGCAGCTCTTTACCCAGGGGTTCAGCACCCGCAGGGCTGGCCACGGCCTTGGCTTGCACTCCAGTGCCCTCACGGCGCGGCTCATGAGGGGACAGCTCACGCTGGAGAGCCCCGGGCCAGGGCTGGGAGCCACCGCCATCCTCAAGCTCCCCGTTACGGGAGCCGGTCAGCCCACGGATGGGCGGTAG
- a CDS encoding ClpP family protease encodes MAWWNPFQKSREQTASGSASPPRPASKDLEARLLRERTILLGTPINDEVAQRVVAQLLFLESENPTEGIRLYLNSPGGEVTAALAICDTLELVKPAVSTVCVGQCSGIAALLFALGERGQRVALTHSHFMLTPLTGGGRPGDASAMMRMRKVFSERLAHATGQTVAQIQLDCDAQRRLSASEAKHYGLVDQILDKTQL; translated from the coding sequence ATGGCCTGGTGGAACCCTTTCCAGAAGTCCCGCGAGCAGACCGCGAGCGGGAGCGCTTCCCCTCCGCGCCCTGCCTCGAAGGACCTGGAAGCACGTCTGCTCCGTGAGCGGACCATCCTCCTCGGCACACCCATCAACGATGAAGTGGCCCAGCGCGTCGTTGCCCAGTTGCTCTTTCTGGAGAGCGAGAACCCCACCGAGGGCATCCGCCTCTACCTCAACTCCCCCGGCGGCGAGGTGACGGCGGCGCTCGCCATCTGCGACACGCTGGAGTTGGTGAAGCCGGCCGTGTCCACCGTGTGCGTTGGCCAGTGCTCTGGAATCGCCGCGCTCCTCTTTGCCCTCGGGGAGCGGGGGCAGCGCGTCGCCTTGACCCACAGCCACTTCATGCTCACACCCCTGACGGGCGGTGGGAGGCCAGGGGATGCGTCGGCCATGATGCGGATGCGCAAGGTCTTTTCCGAGCGGCTGGCGCACGCCACGGGCCAGACCGTGGCGCAGATCCAGTTGGACTGTGACGCTCAGCGGCGCTTGAGCGCCAGCGAGGCGAAGCACTACGGGCTGGTGGATCAGATCCTGGATAAGACGCAGCTCTGA
- a CDS encoding cytochrome P450 produces MRTEETTPAAEPVGPLSGPLKIPLVGRPLRLAGFFSDPVRSLLRIRERYGKLSAIQQGDARMVFAFSPELNREVLASTDRFCVRSLAENAPKTSALYRLRTHLLGLNGDDHRKARRLVSSAFTRPRVEAYREDMAALADKLFERWRLGEVIDVEREMQQLALWVVSHTVYGVSPTDANLGLGLRIKQIVQGLFSPVAMLLPHDLPGSPYRTLLRRAEAVEQELLALIAKKRTQPGEHRDALAALVHARGEDGAPFTDEELAGHTFLLFFGGYDTTANALGWTLLLLALHPRVLHDVQDELTVLQGAPPTHEQLAALPLLDAVVKESLRLLSPVAFTARSAARGATLGGHAIPERADVFISPLATHRLPEFYEHPNRFLPERWLKGEPPSPWAYLPFGAGPHVCVGASLAALEIRITLAMLLQRFTLLPPDGARIDHQVQATLSTKAGMPMRVLARQRVASPPRIEGDIRELFEAPVGT; encoded by the coding sequence ATGCGTACGGAAGAGACGACACCGGCAGCCGAGCCGGTTGGCCCCTTGAGCGGACCGCTCAAAATTCCTCTCGTGGGCCGGCCGCTGCGGCTGGCCGGCTTCTTCAGTGACCCCGTGCGCTCCTTGCTGCGCATCCGTGAGCGCTACGGGAAGCTCTCGGCCATTCAGCAGGGGGACGCGCGCATGGTGTTCGCCTTCTCCCCCGAACTCAATCGCGAGGTGCTCGCCAGCACGGACCGCTTCTGCGTGCGCTCCCTCGCGGAGAACGCACCGAAGACCTCGGCGCTCTACCGCTTGCGCACGCACCTGCTCGGGCTGAACGGCGATGACCACCGCAAGGCGCGGCGCCTGGTCAGCAGTGCCTTCACCCGCCCCCGCGTCGAGGCCTACCGGGAGGACATGGCGGCGCTGGCGGACAAGCTGTTCGAGCGCTGGCGCCTGGGCGAGGTGATTGACGTCGAGCGGGAGATGCAGCAACTGGCGCTGTGGGTGGTGAGTCACACGGTCTACGGCGTGTCACCCACCGACGCGAACCTGGGCCTGGGACTGCGCATCAAGCAGATCGTCCAGGGGCTGTTCTCGCCCGTGGCGATGTTGCTGCCCCATGACCTCCCTGGCTCGCCGTACCGGACGCTCCTGCGCAGGGCGGAGGCTGTGGAGCAGGAGTTGCTCGCCCTCATCGCGAAGAAGCGCACCCAGCCGGGCGAGCACCGCGATGCGCTGGCCGCGCTCGTCCATGCGCGCGGCGAGGACGGCGCGCCCTTCACGGACGAGGAGCTGGCGGGGCACACGTTCCTGCTCTTCTTCGGCGGTTACGACACCACGGCCAACGCGCTGGGCTGGACGCTGCTGCTGCTCGCGCTGCATCCTCGCGTGCTGCATGACGTGCAGGACGAGCTGACGGTGCTCCAGGGGGCGCCCCCGACGCACGAGCAGCTCGCCGCGCTGCCGCTGCTCGACGCCGTCGTGAAGGAGAGCCTGCGGCTGCTGTCCCCGGTGGCCTTCACCGCGCGCAGCGCCGCTCGGGGGGCGACGCTGGGAGGCCACGCGATACCGGAGCGTGCCGACGTCTTCATCAGCCCGCTCGCCACGCATCGGCTCCCGGAGTTCTACGAGCACCCGAACCGCTTCCTGCCCGAGCGGTGGCTGAAGGGCGAGCCCCCCTCACCCTGGGCATACCTGCCCTTCGGTGCTGGGCCACACGTGTGCGTGGGGGCGAGCCTCGCCGCGTTGGAGATCCGCATCACCCTGGCGATGCTGCTCCAGCGCTTCACGCTGCTGCCGCCCGACGGGGCGCGCATCGACCATCAGGTGCAGGCAACGCTGTCGACGAAGGCGGGCATGCCGATGCGCGTGCTGGCCAGGCAGCGCGTGGCGAGCCCTCCGCGCATCGAGGGAGACATCCGCGAGCTGTTCGAGGCTCCGGTCGGCACCTGA
- a CDS encoding alpha/beta fold hydrolase, with the protein MTFSFGDTMTLLRWNFSFFVLVLVALGTPAFAQPKQKAPGNYAKINGLELYYETHGKGRPLVLLHGGLGSTSMFGDNLKTLAKHRKVIAVDLQGHGRTADIDRPLSVELMADDIAALIQHLKLGRVDVFGYSLGGGVALQVGARHPDVVNKLVIVSAVFRRNAYYPEILAQQGQVNEGAVEMMKQTPMYQGYVAIAPRPEDFPRLLKKIGEAMKQDFDFSKQISSLQAPTLVMAADADLFPPSHAVEFFGLLGGGKKDGGWDGSGRPKSRLAILPGLTHYNIFADPLMVSVALPFLQEGT; encoded by the coding sequence ATGACCTTCTCGTTCGGAGACACCATGACCCTGCTGCGCTGGAATTTCTCGTTCTTCGTCCTCGTGCTCGTTGCCCTGGGGACGCCGGCCTTCGCTCAGCCCAAGCAGAAGGCGCCCGGTAACTACGCGAAAATCAACGGACTCGAGCTCTACTACGAGACTCACGGCAAGGGCCGGCCCCTGGTCCTCCTCCACGGAGGGCTCGGGTCGACGTCCATGTTCGGCGACAACCTCAAGACACTCGCGAAGCACCGCAAGGTCATCGCGGTGGACCTGCAGGGGCACGGGCGGACGGCCGACATCGACCGGCCGCTCAGTGTCGAGCTGATGGCGGATGACATCGCGGCCCTCATCCAGCACCTCAAGCTGGGGCGTGTCGACGTGTTCGGCTACTCCCTGGGCGGTGGCGTCGCGCTGCAGGTGGGCGCTCGTCATCCGGACGTCGTGAACAAGCTGGTCATCGTCTCCGCGGTGTTTCGCCGCAACGCCTACTACCCGGAGATCCTCGCCCAGCAGGGGCAGGTCAATGAGGGGGCCGTCGAGATGATGAAGCAGACGCCCATGTACCAGGGCTACGTCGCCATCGCGCCCCGTCCCGAGGACTTCCCCAGGCTCCTGAAGAAGATCGGGGAGGCCATGAAGCAGGACTTCGACTTCTCGAAGCAGATCTCGTCGCTTCAGGCGCCCACGCTGGTCATGGCCGCGGATGCGGACCTGTTCCCCCCCTCGCACGCCGTGGAGTTCTTCGGACTGCTCGGCGGCGGCAAGAAGGACGGTGGCTGGGACGGCTCGGGGCGGCCGAAGTCTCGGCTCGCCATTCTGCCGGGGCTGACGCACTACAACATCTTCGCGGATCCGCTCATGGTGTCCGTCGCCCTGCCGTTCCTGCAGGAAGGCACCTAA